A stretch of the uncultured Trichococcus sp. genome encodes the following:
- the ltrA gene encoding group II intron reverse transcriptase/maturase, with protein MNVKQMTNTMLKQKAEFFGQMLYHCAKAQPKRKFHALYDKIYRPDILKTAWLKVKANKGSAGVDRLTFDYIQDEIGENNFLNSLYLKLKNQTYQPQPVKRVWIPKGNSKDMRPLGIPTIEDRVVQQATKMVIEPIFETMFKDSSYGFRPNRNAHQAMKAIRKASQKSYWVVDIDIKGYFDNIHHDKLMKLVKQRVSDRRVLKLIRQWLKVGVLDEKELKPSFLGSPQGGVISPLLANIYLNYLDTIWEKRYASLGTLVRYADDMVILCHTKKDAIQSIQILKAVFQKLELEMNLDKSRLVNIWDDKGGFDFLGFHNRKFPKRKKNGQVMYFLEHIPKKGAMKKMRQTFKDYISPRSKLVCNTMDLIDGINRKVVGMRNYYRISPIATRWLNRIDWYILELLTLHYNKRRNNKNKRSNLSIVREMTKYRLKKLSVV; from the coding sequence ATGAATGTCAAACAAATGACTAATACCATGTTGAAACAAAAAGCGGAGTTCTTCGGACAGATGCTATATCACTGTGCCAAGGCACAACCGAAACGAAAGTTTCATGCACTATATGATAAGATTTACCGTCCGGACATACTCAAAACGGCGTGGCTGAAAGTGAAAGCTAACAAGGGCAGTGCAGGTGTGGACAGGCTGACCTTCGATTATATCCAAGACGAAATCGGTGAAAATAACTTCCTGAACAGCTTGTATCTGAAACTGAAAAACCAGACATATCAACCTCAGCCGGTTAAAAGAGTGTGGATTCCAAAAGGAAATTCAAAAGATATGCGTCCCTTAGGGATACCGACAATCGAAGACAGGGTTGTTCAACAGGCAACAAAGATGGTGATAGAACCAATCTTCGAAACGATGTTTAAAGATTCATCCTATGGGTTCCGTCCAAACCGGAACGCCCATCAGGCTATGAAGGCGATTCGCAAAGCCAGCCAGAAAAGCTATTGGGTGGTGGATATAGATATAAAAGGATACTTTGACAATATTCACCATGACAAATTGATGAAACTGGTGAAACAGCGTGTCTCGGATAGAAGGGTACTGAAACTGATTCGGCAGTGGTTGAAGGTAGGGGTGCTTGATGAGAAGGAGTTGAAACCTTCTTTTCTGGGATCGCCTCAGGGCGGGGTAATTTCACCGTTATTGGCGAACATATACCTGAACTATCTGGATACAATTTGGGAAAAGCGGTATGCCAGTCTGGGGACGTTAGTGCGTTACGCAGACGACATGGTCATACTATGCCACACGAAGAAGGATGCGATACAGAGTATCCAGATTCTTAAGGCAGTTTTCCAAAAGCTCGAACTGGAGATGAATCTGGACAAGAGTAGGTTGGTTAATATCTGGGATGACAAGGGAGGATTTGACTTCCTAGGATTCCACAATAGAAAGTTCCCAAAAAGGAAGAAAAACGGACAAGTGATGTACTTTCTCGAGCACATCCCTAAAAAGGGAGCTATGAAAAAGATGAGACAAACGTTTAAAGATTATATATCTCCAAGGAGTAAGTTGGTCTGCAATACAATGGACTTGATTGACGGTATCAACCGCAAGGTTGTTGGAATGCGAAATTACTATCGCATTTCACCAATTGCCACGAGGTGGCTAAATCGGATCGACTGGTACATTCTGGAATTGCTGACACTACACTACAACAAACGGAGAAATAACAAGAATAAACGGAGCAATCTGAGCATAGTGAGAGAAATGACCAAATATAGGCTTAAGAAACTGTCGGTTGTATGA
- a CDS encoding beta-glucoside-specific PTS transporter subunit IIABC, with the protein MSKKYEQLAKEIVGLVGGEKNVRNLIHCQTRLRFDLYEASKANTAELKALNGVAGVINSGGQFQVVIGTHVSEVYDEIQPLLGEMTETADVSDSKKKNAALLAVEFISSAFTPIIPAISGAGMIRALLALLVLFKVISNESQTYFVINFMADAVFYFLPFLLASTAARKLKCSPYLAMALAGVLLHPNMGRLITEGNPVEIFAMPMRLVNYGSSVIPILLIVIVQSYIERFFNRVIPNAVKIVFVPMFTILLTGVVALVAVGPIGSYVGEYIALAFEIIRGVAPWAPAVIVGTFLPIMVMFGIHTSVGPLDVIQLTSVGYANIFGPGAMVSNIATGVAALVTSRVTKVQSEKLLGTSSGITALMGITEPALYGIALPKKYPLIATMIGGGAGGLYAGLSGASRYATGSSGLPAIPLYIGEDISNLYNILIAIAISAVTTAIATYLLSLKYEKAIVVADNGEAQESTVNQTIQVAPVSINSPINGEMLPLSEVQDEAFSAGMLGKGVAFEPVEGKVIAPFDGEVVSLFPTKHAIGLLSNDGVELLIHVGLNTVDLNGKFFEAHVKQGDKIKQGQTLLTFDLESIREAGYVIQTPVVVTNTGNYSDVKHGALGIKNSDNVMLTVHI; encoded by the coding sequence ATGAGTAAAAAGTACGAACAGTTAGCGAAAGAAATCGTTGGATTGGTTGGAGGAGAAAAAAATGTCCGTAATCTGATACATTGTCAGACCAGACTTCGTTTTGATCTTTATGAGGCATCAAAAGCAAATACAGCTGAATTGAAAGCATTGAACGGAGTTGCGGGAGTCATCAACAGCGGAGGGCAATTTCAGGTTGTGATCGGCACGCATGTCAGTGAGGTATACGATGAGATCCAACCGTTGCTGGGGGAAATGACTGAGACAGCCGACGTTTCGGACAGCAAAAAGAAAAATGCTGCCCTTTTGGCAGTCGAATTCATTTCTTCAGCCTTCACACCGATCATCCCTGCGATAAGTGGAGCCGGTATGATCAGAGCGTTACTTGCATTATTGGTATTGTTCAAAGTTATTTCCAATGAGAGCCAAACGTATTTCGTAATCAATTTCATGGCTGATGCCGTTTTCTATTTCCTGCCGTTCCTGTTGGCTTCCACAGCAGCCAGAAAATTGAAATGCAGTCCTTATCTTGCGATGGCTTTGGCCGGCGTGCTGCTGCATCCAAATATGGGAAGATTGATCACGGAAGGGAATCCGGTGGAAATTTTCGCCATGCCGATGCGCCTGGTGAATTACGGATCCAGTGTCATTCCGATTTTGCTGATCGTCATCGTCCAGTCTTACATCGAAAGATTCTTTAACCGCGTCATTCCGAATGCAGTCAAAATCGTTTTCGTTCCGATGTTCACGATCCTGTTGACAGGCGTCGTCGCGTTAGTAGCTGTCGGACCGATCGGATCTTATGTGGGTGAATACATCGCTTTGGCATTTGAGATCATCCGTGGCGTTGCTCCTTGGGCACCGGCAGTCATCGTCGGAACATTCTTGCCGATCATGGTTATGTTCGGTATCCATACAAGCGTTGGCCCATTGGACGTCATCCAATTGACTTCTGTCGGATATGCGAATATTTTTGGACCGGGCGCGATGGTTTCGAATATCGCGACAGGCGTTGCCGCACTGGTCACAAGCCGTGTCACAAAAGTACAGTCCGAAAAGCTGCTTGGCACATCAAGCGGGATCACTGCTTTGATGGGTATTACGGAACCGGCGTTGTACGGTATCGCTTTGCCGAAAAAATATCCGCTGATTGCAACGATGATCGGTGGGGGCGCTGGTGGATTGTATGCTGGTTTGAGCGGGGCTTCGAGATATGCGACAGGTTCATCCGGTTTGCCGGCGATTCCTTTGTATATCGGGGAAGATATTTCAAACCTGTACAATATCCTCATCGCCATTGCCATCAGTGCAGTCACGACAGCCATCGCAACTTACTTGTTGAGTTTGAAATATGAGAAAGCGATTGTGGTTGCTGATAATGGGGAAGCGCAAGAATCGACAGTGAATCAAACTATCCAAGTTGCACCTGTCAGCATCAACAGCCCAATCAACGGAGAAATGCTGCCGCTGTCTGAAGTGCAGGATGAAGCCTTTTCTGCTGGAATGTTAGGTAAAGGGGTAGCCTTTGAACCTGTTGAAGGAAAAGTCATTGCGCCTTTTGACGGTGAAGTAGTCAGTTTGTTCCCGACAAAGCATGCCATCGGTCTTCTGTCCAATGACGGCGTGGAACTGCTGATTCACGTAGGGTTGAACACGGTCGACTTAAACGGGAAATTTTTCGAAGCTCATGTCAAGCAAGGGGACAAAATCAAGCAAGGCCAGACCCTGTTGACGTTTGATCTGGAAAGCATCAGGGAAGCCGGTTACGTAATTCAAACACCAGTGGTCGTAACGAATACTGGAAACTATAGCGACGTAAAACACGGTGCTCTGGGAATTAAAAATAGCGATAATGTGATGCTGACGGTTCACATTTAA
- a CDS encoding 1-deoxy-D-xylulose-5-phosphate synthase, translating to MHTLQTTIIDKVNSPADVKTLNLVEMEQLAGEIRSLVLNKVSQVSGHVGPNLGVAELTIAFHHVFDSPKDKIVWDVSHQSYPHKILTGRKHGFVDKENFDSVTGYTSQHESEHDFFTVGHTSTSISLAVGMAKARDLKKETGNVVALIGDGSLSGGLAFEGLNNTAELGSNLIIIVNDNEMSIDENFGGLYRSLSELRATNGEAANNPFKALGFEYRYVEEGNDLAKMIEAFREIKDIGHPLVLHVHTEKGHGYEKATQEKTNYHWRSPFNLETGESLRKSAGESYNSIIMDHLIKKVDEDEMKLAAINAAIPGMFGLNAFKAAHPEHYFDVGIAEGHSITFAAGLASQGVKPVVFHSSTFLQRAYDQLSHDLGINELPAVLIISGGAISSGAVTHLGLFDIPLIKSIPNFNYLAPTSKEELLAMLDWALKQEKGPIAIRLPNGPVVFRENALADFQSPTYEILREGKKVAILALGSFLGLGEQVADQMKAETGEDITLINPRSITEVDADTLKELEATHDLVVTLEDGSLAGGFGEQIASFYGASAVKVLNFGAKKEFTDNVPLETLYEQFHLIPELIVKDMLDALA from the coding sequence TTGCATACACTACAAACAACAATCATAGACAAAGTGAACAGTCCCGCTGACGTGAAGACACTGAACCTCGTTGAGATGGAACAATTGGCTGGAGAAATCAGGTCTCTTGTATTGAACAAAGTCAGCCAAGTCAGCGGCCACGTCGGTCCGAATCTGGGCGTCGCCGAATTGACGATCGCTTTCCATCATGTTTTCGATTCGCCAAAGGATAAGATTGTCTGGGATGTTTCCCATCAGTCCTACCCTCACAAAATTCTTACCGGACGCAAACACGGCTTCGTCGACAAAGAAAACTTCGATTCCGTCACAGGCTACACTTCCCAGCACGAAAGCGAACACGACTTCTTCACGGTGGGGCATACTTCCACATCCATCAGCCTCGCTGTCGGCATGGCTAAAGCAAGGGATCTGAAGAAGGAAACAGGAAATGTCGTTGCCTTGATCGGGGACGGTTCCCTGAGCGGTGGATTGGCCTTCGAAGGTCTGAACAACACTGCGGAATTAGGTTCTAACCTTATCATTATTGTCAACGACAATGAAATGTCGATCGATGAGAATTTCGGCGGCCTTTATCGTTCCTTGTCCGAGCTGCGTGCGACAAATGGAGAAGCTGCCAACAATCCTTTCAAAGCACTGGGCTTCGAATACCGCTACGTCGAGGAAGGAAACGATTTGGCGAAAATGATCGAAGCCTTCCGCGAAATCAAAGACATTGGCCATCCACTTGTGCTCCATGTCCACACCGAAAAAGGCCACGGCTACGAAAAAGCCACTCAGGAAAAAACGAACTACCATTGGCGTTCACCTTTCAACCTGGAAACAGGCGAAAGCTTGAGAAAGTCTGCCGGGGAATCGTACAATTCCATCATCATGGATCATCTGATCAAAAAGGTCGACGAGGATGAAATGAAACTGGCTGCAATCAATGCGGCCATTCCAGGCATGTTCGGGCTGAATGCATTCAAAGCCGCACATCCGGAACACTATTTCGATGTCGGCATCGCCGAAGGGCACTCGATTACGTTTGCGGCCGGACTGGCTTCCCAAGGCGTCAAACCGGTTGTCTTCCACTCGAGCACCTTCCTGCAGCGAGCCTATGACCAATTGTCGCATGATCTGGGCATCAACGAATTGCCGGCAGTCCTGATCATCAGCGGCGGAGCTATCTCCAGCGGTGCAGTGACGCATCTCGGTCTGTTCGATATTCCATTGATAAAAAGTATCCCTAATTTCAACTATCTTGCGCCGACCAGCAAGGAAGAACTGCTTGCGATGCTGGATTGGGCTCTAAAACAGGAAAAAGGACCGATTGCGATACGATTGCCGAATGGACCGGTCGTCTTCAGAGAGAATGCTTTGGCCGACTTCCAATCGCCAACCTATGAAATACTCCGTGAAGGCAAAAAAGTGGCAATCCTGGCGTTGGGTTCTTTCCTTGGTCTCGGCGAACAAGTCGCTGATCAGATGAAAGCCGAGACCGGCGAGGACATCACCCTGATCAATCCGCGCTCCATCACCGAGGTCGATGCAGATACACTCAAGGAACTGGAAGCGACCCATGACTTAGTCGTCACGCTCGAGGACGGCTCATTGGCTGGCGGCTTCGGAGAACAGATTGCTTCTTTTTATGGGGCCTCAGCTGTCAAAGTGTTGAACTTCGGCGCGAAAAAAGAATTTACGGACAATGTTCCGCTCGAAACGCTTTATGAGCAGTTCCATCTGATTCCTGAATTGATCGTAAAGGATATGCTGGATGCTTTGGCTTAA
- a CDS encoding GNAT family N-acetyltransferase: protein MSIIIRKYNDNDLGSMSEIWNHVVKEGQYFPQENGLSMKEATAFFAEQTFSGVAEEDGAIVGLYILHPNNIGRCGHIANASYAVNADQRGKHIGEKLVLHSLEMAKESGFRIMQFNAVVANNKGAIHLYKKLGFKELGTIPGGFKMDDSSFVDIVPFYLELSRI from the coding sequence ATGAGTATCATTATCCGGAAATATAATGACAATGATTTGGGGAGCATGTCCGAAATTTGGAATCACGTGGTCAAGGAAGGCCAGTATTTCCCCCAAGAAAACGGTTTGTCAATGAAGGAAGCAACAGCCTTTTTCGCGGAACAGACATTTTCCGGAGTTGCGGAAGAAGACGGTGCAATAGTTGGTTTGTATATTCTTCATCCCAACAATATCGGACGTTGCGGTCACATCGCGAATGCCTCTTACGCTGTTAATGCTGATCAAAGAGGGAAGCATATCGGCGAAAAACTTGTGCTTCATTCACTAGAGATGGCTAAGGAATCAGGGTTCCGCATCATGCAGTTCAATGCTGTAGTTGCCAACAACAAAGGAGCGATCCATCTTTATAAAAAGTTGGGCTTCAAAGAGTTGGGGACCATTCCGGGAGGCTTCAAAATGGATGATAGCAGCTTTGTGGATATCGTTCCGTTTTATCTGGAGCTTTCCAGAATCTAG
- a CDS encoding MerR family transcriptional regulator — protein sequence MNISEAAEKSGLTAVTLRYYERIGLIPPVTRGNGGVRLYKESDLGWIEFVKCMRNAGLSIESLIEYTALFDKGKDTVVARKDILIEEQRKLQERYDELGKTLDQLNKKIEHYEQDHS from the coding sequence ATGAATATTTCAGAAGCAGCAGAAAAATCAGGGCTGACAGCGGTAACCCTGCGTTATTACGAACGGATCGGCTTGATCCCACCCGTGACCAGAGGCAACGGTGGCGTCCGGTTATATAAAGAATCCGATCTCGGGTGGATCGAATTCGTCAAATGCATGCGCAACGCCGGCTTGTCAATCGAATCGCTGATCGAATATACAGCTCTGTTCGACAAAGGAAAGGATACCGTCGTAGCCAGAAAGGACATCCTGATTGAAGAACAGAGAAAACTGCAGGAACGTTACGATGAACTAGGGAAAACACTGGACCAATTGAACAAGAAAATAGAACACTACGAGCAGGACCATTCTTGA
- a CDS encoding MurR/RpiR family transcriptional regulator gives MKLLQKIEEYTILYTDSRSQIAEFIMQNKIKLNQYSMNDISQQTYSSKATLVRFAKSLGFSGWTELIRTLIEEIRYEEIHYSDISPNIPFDRNDSFSEIIKKIATIQVESIHDTADRFDSIVLEKAVDKLVGANRIVVLGMSPNNLLAQLFRRKMISIGKIVEVAAPGETGMIAYSLTNRDAAILISYAGNDVSREPMKFIPEMKEKGVKLIGITSDGNNYMRKEIDTVLTISSREGLYKKISSFSTEESILFLLNVLYAGYFSKDYLNNYSYKLKNSTRLEEPRRIRQLDLKE, from the coding sequence ATGAAACTGCTGCAAAAAATCGAGGAGTACACAATCCTGTACACAGACTCCCGGTCACAAATAGCCGAGTTCATAATGCAGAACAAAATCAAACTGAACCAATACTCGATGAACGACATCTCTCAACAAACCTACTCATCAAAGGCCACACTGGTGAGGTTCGCCAAATCATTGGGATTCAGCGGTTGGACGGAATTGATCCGGACACTGATCGAAGAAATCCGTTACGAAGAAATTCATTATTCCGACATCAGTCCCAATATTCCTTTCGATAGAAACGATTCCTTCTCCGAAATCATCAAAAAAATCGCTACGATCCAAGTCGAAAGTATCCACGATACCGCCGACCGTTTCGACTCCATTGTCCTTGAAAAAGCAGTCGATAAATTGGTCGGTGCCAACAGAATCGTTGTGCTGGGGATGAGTCCGAATAATTTGCTGGCACAACTGTTCCGCAGAAAGATGATCTCAATCGGAAAAATTGTGGAAGTGGCGGCTCCTGGGGAAACCGGCATGATTGCTTATTCTCTCACCAATAGAGATGCTGCAATCTTGATATCCTACGCGGGAAATGATGTTTCACGCGAACCAATGAAGTTCATTCCAGAAATGAAAGAAAAAGGAGTCAAACTGATCGGCATCACCAGTGACGGGAACAATTACATGAGGAAAGAAATCGATACCGTCCTGACCATCTCCTCCAGGGAGGGCCTCTACAAAAAAATCAGCAGTTTCTCGACCGAAGAATCCATCCTTTTCCTTCTGAACGTTCTTTATGCAGGCTATTTCTCAAAAGATTACCTGAATAATTACAGTTACAAATTGAAAAATTCTACAAGACTTGAAGAACCACGCCGTATCCGTCAGTTGGATCTGAAGGAATAA
- a CDS encoding MerR family transcriptional regulator, producing the protein MNISEAAKISGLTAATLRYYESEGLIPPVTRKNGGVRDYQKDDLGWIDFIKCMRSAGMSVESLIEYTTLFRNGTEFDEARKNILIRERDQLIAKQKEISETIERLNGKIKSFEGNLKASEDSLPH; encoded by the coding sequence ATGAATATATCTGAAGCCGCAAAAATTTCCGGGCTCACAGCTGCAACGCTGCGTTATTATGAAAGCGAGGGCCTGATACCGCCAGTTACCCGCAAAAACGGCGGGGTCCGGGATTATCAAAAAGACGATCTTGGATGGATCGATTTCATCAAATGCATGCGTAGTGCCGGGATGTCTGTCGAGTCGCTCATCGAATATACGACCTTGTTCAGAAACGGGACGGAGTTCGATGAAGCGCGCAAAAATATTTTGATCAGGGAAAGAGATCAATTGATTGCCAAACAGAAGGAAATCAGTGAAACGATCGAGAGGCTGAACGGAAAAATCAAAAGCTTCGAAGGCAATCTGAAGGCTTCCGAAGACAGTCTCCCGCATTAA
- a CDS encoding 6-phospho-beta-glucosidase produces the protein MALPKDFLWGGASAANQAEGGVLEGGRGLSNVDVMPTGSDRKLIAAGKQKMLEWDEEHYYPAKEAIDMYHRYKEDIKLFAEMGFKVYRMSLSWSRIFPNGDDQEPNEEGLRFYENVFKELRKYEIEPLVTIAHFDVPLHLIKHYGSWRNRDLIDFYTKYARTVLTRYKGLVNYWLTINEINILLHQPFVGGGIVFEEGENENQVKYQAAHHQLVASAAATKIAHEIDPNNKVGCMLAGGNHYPYMCRPEDYKEAIDRDREGYFFIDVQARGKYPNYALKKFEREGLEIKMEQEDKDILASAPVDFVSFSYYSSRTVSAYAEDYQQTTGNIFATIKNPNLPSSEWGWQIDPMGLRNSLNQMYDRYQKPLFIVENGLGAVDVPDENGFVDDEYRIEYLRKHIEAFTDAVEIDGVELLGYTTWGCVDLVAASTGQMSKRYGFVYVDRDDEGNGTLDRSKKKSFYWYKKVIETNGMDLSSDNLEIQEPTPVAQ, from the coding sequence ATGGCATTACCAAAAGATTTTCTATGGGGCGGAGCAAGTGCCGCCAATCAGGCCGAAGGAGGCGTTCTTGAAGGCGGAAGAGGGTTGTCGAACGTGGATGTGATGCCGACCGGATCCGATCGCAAGCTGATCGCAGCCGGTAAGCAAAAGATGTTGGAGTGGGATGAGGAGCATTATTATCCCGCGAAAGAGGCGATCGATATGTACCATCGCTACAAGGAGGACATCAAACTGTTCGCAGAGATGGGATTCAAAGTGTATCGGATGTCCTTGTCCTGGTCGAGGATCTTTCCGAATGGGGACGATCAGGAGCCGAATGAGGAAGGGTTGCGCTTCTACGAGAATGTTTTCAAGGAGCTGCGGAAGTATGAGATTGAACCTTTAGTCACGATCGCTCATTTCGATGTGCCTTTGCATCTGATCAAGCATTATGGCTCATGGCGTAACCGCGATTTGATTGATTTTTACACTAAATATGCAAGAACCGTCTTGACGCGTTACAAAGGATTGGTGAATTATTGGCTGACGATCAATGAGATCAATATTCTGCTCCACCAACCTTTCGTCGGCGGCGGCATCGTCTTTGAAGAGGGCGAGAACGAGAATCAGGTCAAATATCAGGCTGCCCATCATCAGTTGGTCGCCAGTGCAGCCGCCACAAAGATCGCCCATGAAATCGATCCGAACAACAAAGTGGGCTGCATGTTGGCTGGTGGGAATCATTACCCCTACATGTGCCGTCCGGAAGATTATAAGGAAGCGATCGATCGCGACCGTGAAGGTTACTTCTTCATCGATGTCCAGGCGCGCGGAAAATACCCGAATTACGCGCTTAAGAAATTTGAGCGGGAAGGCTTGGAGATCAAGATGGAGCAGGAGGACAAAGACATCCTGGCTTCTGCGCCGGTGGATTTCGTATCTTTCTCTTACTACTCCTCGCGGACAGTCAGCGCCTATGCTGAAGATTATCAACAAACGACCGGGAACATCTTTGCGACCATCAAGAACCCTAACTTGCCATCTTCCGAGTGGGGTTGGCAAATCGATCCGATGGGTCTGCGCAATTCATTGAATCAAATGTATGACCGTTACCAAAAGCCGCTTTTCATCGTCGAAAACGGTTTGGGCGCGGTAGATGTCCCTGATGAGAACGGGTTTGTCGATGACGAATACCGCATCGAATATCTCCGTAAGCATATCGAAGCTTTCACGGATGCCGTCGAAATCGACGGGGTCGAGTTGCTGGGCTATACGACTTGGGGCTGTGTCGACCTGGTCGCCGCCAGCACCGGTCAGATGAGTAAACGCTACGGCTTCGTCTATGTTGACCGTGATGACGAAGGCAACGGTACTTTGGACCGCTCCAAGAAAAAATCATTCTACTGGTACAAAAAAGTCATCGAAACGAACGGCATGGACTTGTCCAGCGACAACCTGGAAATACAGGAGCCGACACCTGTTGCTCAGTAG
- a CDS encoding glycoside hydrolase family 1 protein: protein MMSFKKDFLWGGATAANQCEGAFDADGKGPSVADAMPGGKQRFAILNSQEFDWTIDKEKYGYPNHVGIDHYHRFKEDIALFAEMGFKAYRFSIAWSRIFPLGDEETPNEKGLDFYGALIDECLKHGIEPVITLSHYEMPLYLAKEYGGWKNRKIVGFFERYAKVVLERFASKVKYWMTFNEINSALEFPTLSQGLIPSTGSDDFTNRFQAWHHQFVASALAVKIGHELREDIQIGCMQIYAPFYPLNAHPQNQFSSQFKERAFDYFTSDVQVRGAYPTYTNRLLQEYAAKTPVMEEGDLDLIKNYTVDYIGFSYYMSMATDEVGEQGESDAASGNLMNGVRNPFLKASEWGWQIDPMGLRVSMNDLWDRYQVPLFIVENGLGAKDVKEADGSVQDDYRIDYLREHIKAMHEAVLDGVDLIGYTPWGCIDLVSASTGEMSKRYGFIYVDLDDEGNGTLERSKKKSFDWYKEVIATNGENILAE from the coding sequence ATGATGAGTTTCAAAAAGGATTTTCTTTGGGGCGGTGCGACTGCCGCAAATCAGTGTGAAGGAGCTTTCGATGCAGATGGGAAAGGGCCGTCCGTTGCGGATGCGATGCCGGGCGGGAAGCAACGTTTCGCCATTTTGAATTCGCAGGAATTTGACTGGACGATCGACAAGGAAAAATATGGTTATCCGAACCATGTTGGGATCGATCACTACCATCGTTTCAAGGAAGATATCGCCTTATTCGCTGAAATGGGCTTCAAAGCCTACCGTTTTTCGATCGCTTGGAGCCGGATTTTCCCGTTAGGCGATGAGGAGACACCGAATGAAAAAGGCTTGGATTTCTACGGAGCGCTGATTGATGAATGCTTGAAACACGGGATCGAACCTGTCATCACCTTATCCCACTACGAAATGCCGCTTTATCTGGCGAAGGAATACGGTGGCTGGAAAAACCGTAAGATTGTCGGCTTCTTTGAGCGCTACGCCAAAGTCGTTCTGGAACGTTTTGCATCAAAAGTAAAATATTGGATGACGTTCAATGAAATCAATTCGGCCTTGGAATTTCCGACATTGTCGCAAGGGCTGATTCCGAGCACGGGTTCCGATGACTTTACGAACCGGTTTCAGGCGTGGCACCATCAATTCGTCGCAAGCGCTCTTGCTGTAAAAATCGGACATGAGCTGCGCGAAGACATCCAAATCGGCTGCATGCAGATTTATGCGCCATTCTATCCATTGAATGCTCATCCGCAAAACCAGTTTTCTTCGCAATTCAAAGAGAGGGCTTTCGACTATTTCACAAGCGATGTGCAAGTAAGGGGAGCTTATCCGACTTACACTAACCGTCTGCTGCAGGAATATGCTGCCAAAACGCCGGTCATGGAGGAAGGCGATTTGGACCTGATCAAAAATTATACGGTTGATTACATCGGCTTCAGTTACTACATGAGTATGGCGACTGATGAAGTCGGAGAGCAAGGCGAAAGTGATGCAGCCTCAGGCAACCTGATGAACGGCGTCCGGAATCCGTTCCTGAAGGCGAGCGAATGGGGCTGGCAGATCGATCCGATGGGCTTGCGCGTTTCCATGAATGACCTTTGGGATCGTTATCAAGTTCCGTTGTTCATCGTCGAAAACGGCCTTGGCGCAAAGGACGTCAAAGAAGCGGACGGTTCCGTACAGGATGATTACCGCATCGACTATCTGAGGGAACACATCAAAGCGATGCATGAAGCCGTTCTGGATGGGGTGGACCTGATCGGCTACACACCTTGGGGCTGTATCGACCTTGTGTCTGCATCCACCGGCGAGATGAGCAAACGCTACGGCTTCATCTATGTGGACCTAGATGACGAAGGTAACGGTACCTTGGAACGTTCAAAGAAAAAATCCTTCGACTGGTACAAAGAAGTGATTGCCACAAACGGGGAAAACATATTGGCGGAATAA